The stretch of DNA TTTCGTGCGATTAACCAACCGCCAAGACCAGTTTTTAAAACAGCGGTTAAAAGCACTCAAATAATtgccaaattttgttttttgacttgtttttccaaaaaaaaaaagactatatcTTTCCTATAACAATTATATGTGAATATATTCTTACCATCAATATAATATTATCAGCATATATGGAAGATTCATATGgtcaaactaaataaataactagGTTAAAAAGTTAAGACTTTTCTCGACTAACAAAtcctatatataaaacttttctcTACAGAACTAGAGAAGTAtcagcatcttcttctttctttctttccttttctatttGAAAACgagactattttttttattacaccACAGAATTTACagtacgaaaaaaaaaaatgaacatcaCAAAAGCTTATGTgattattttccttgtagtgaTACGAACAAACTCATTTCCCAACTCTAATGGTTTGGCTTCATCAGGTATCTTGTTATTGTCCAGTTGCTTTTGGTCATTCTAAGAGAAACTATTGAGTTTCTGTTCAGAAAAATTTGTGAAATCGATTTTATTTACGTGTTTATATATTCCCTAACATAAGTTGTATATGTGTTTCAGTGATCGAGACATCAAAAAATGATGTATGCTTTGTACCATGCACGATTAGGTATGGAACATTTGAATGCTTTCATGACTGTTTTCTCAAGGATTACCGTGATGGAAATTGTGTCCATGGACGATGTTGTTGCACTAAATGATAGAAATCGTTTTGCAATTTGAAACTGAATTATGTTTTTACTAGCATAGAGATATGTATGCTCttcaatgaaataaaactaattttattatattatcttaattacttgctttttgtttataaaacaaaCTAATTAAGTTTGTGTGTGATGCAAGTgcccaaaaaattattattgaaattaacacttaatgtaataatgtatgatattatttcaaaaaaacaaaaacaatttgatcGGTCTAACCAGCAAGAGAGAAAGGGGCGAGTGTGCAGTGTTGCAAATGAGTCAttcaagggttttgttttggacTTTTGGTTCTCATCCCTTACAAGAGTTTTTGTGAAAGCCTcgtttgttttataaatttcagtCAAACTCCACATCATTCTTTTTACTCTCATTAATGGTTTTGCAGTTAGTTAAAGACTCAAAATTACTTACTGTACTAGtatttaatctatatatacattttgtaagtacatttagcaaataaatctgaaacgaccgatttttttttttaaataataaataataaatataatataataaaataatctacagctagtggtcccatacccactagccacctaaccacaaacacattcgaCAGCGGAATActcaataccaataaccaataatataaccaatacAATAGCATAAGCATtatccaataatcaatcatcagaaaacatgaaaccagcaacctaacaatgtttctaatgtcTCAACNATTGTTCGTCCAAGCTCAAGAGGACTGAATCATCTGACTTTGATGATCAAGATTTTTGATAATGTGTATGCTAACAAGGAGATAATCGAAGGTGACAAGGAGAGCAAGGACATAGTGAGCTTACAACGTATTggtaaaacattaaaaattggAAATGAAACCTTCGAGGATCTAGATGAGGTTCGTCTTTATATACTCTTATAAATTTCAGTTTTGATATAATTGAAAATACTTATACAGTTATACGTTTTAAAAATTTGCAGGTAATGGATCGGTATGTTGATCCTTTGGTAACTCATCTTATGACAATGATCAACTACCGTAAATTTCGGACTGGGACAAAGTCGCAAATAGATGATCTGCTTCGGGTTGAGAAGGGTGAAAACCCCAAAATGGTAGTTTACAGTTTCGGTGTATCGCATGAACATCCAGGGAGCTTAATACTGTCTTATATACGATCCGCAAATCCGCACCACGAGTACATTGGTTTATACCCAAAGGGATTCAAGTTCAGGAAAAGAATGTTTGGGGATCTTGATAAGCTTGCTGCTTATTTCAAGAGACATATTGATGATCCAGTCCATTACTATTAATGAACTCGAAGGTAATATTTACTTGTCTGGATTCATGAATTGTTCTACTCTTTTACCTAAAGAAATGTTTAGACTGTTGCTTTTTGTGCAAGAAACGCATATGTGAGAAtaaaggttttggtttttggaacgTAATTAGGTCTGTTGTTTAGTAGAACTGTAGAAGTATTCaacttatgtttgtttgttcacaACTTATGTTTTCTGAACAGAGTGTTTTGTTTTCGATTCTAAcgtctctgttttgtttcatatatattagtaatttttttgcaGATTGATTTTAACGTATGGCTTTGTTGATGTCCGGTTCGAAGCACCAGAACTACTTTATgctattttaaacaaattaaatcagtGATTTTATGTTGACAATTCATATTACGCCAATAAGAGCTTATTTTAATCTCTTGTCATGGCCATGAgtcattttgcttctttttttccttgtgcTTATCTTTCCCTTAGGTGATTGGGCCAATTCGTTGTCTGTATAGCTCTTATTACTACCGATGAATATATCATTAGAAGTTTTGTGCTATGTTTATTTTCCCAATTTACTTTAGCGCAAATCCTACTATTCAGAAGCTTGTTTGTCCCCCAAAGATACAAACGTACTATTGATTTCATTTTTCTGgggtaaaatatttatttaatttaattatcataaagAAGATGgctaacaagaaaacaaaattttatatatcaagaAGATGGAGTTAGATTCAATTCAACTAAccggtggaaaaaaaaaaataagtgaacGAACTATAGCTACAATTATTTTGAAGACTTTAATGAAAAAACGTTGACTTtagtgaagaaaagaaaagatagtgAAAACCTAATCACATTAGATTACTATTATGACTAGGTATGGAGCCTCCGCGATATCACGGAAGAactcattttagtaaaatattcattacaaaaatttctttaattaaatttatttattaaactattgggatttctaaactatttaataaaaatttcaaaaacaaaggaatttttgaaacattctttatatctttattgaaaaatattctttaaaaataatcttactttcacatatgattaaatatataattaacaatgctatacatatcaaattaaacaaaattttacgaTTAACTGCCATGAGATTACATTGCAGTTGTGTTATTTCGTTCGCTTTTATTCGTCATAACCTTTCGTTCGTATCTTTTCaatgtaacattttatttgtgTCTTTTCATCGTAATTTttcgtaaaatattttttaatttctgaaaaatgaataaatgcaaTCTACAGtcgtgtcttctcttcttaaacttacagtcatatttttgtatattttatgaaccattacaacttgttctcttgttttcaaatatgatatgtaaatgattatatttttaattatttttttggttttaaatgataaaattatgaatacattgtataagataatataaatttcttaaataatcatataataaattaaaaatattaattgaggacCATTCTTAAAATGACAAAATGATTTGtcatttcaattaattattttaatatttttagcataactcaaacatatttctatttccaaaatcaatttttacttcatacaaaatgaatgaaaatattactattcactcaatcagtaagaaaattaccaatcctctcaaatttgaatataactaaacagaaaattataacatattttatttatttgaatcaaattataaaaaagaatacatctattttcataaaggcagttttttaaatgaatatataatacaaaccaCTATCGTTTCAtagatgaaacatatttttatgtaaaacaaaCTATAGTCATTAAATATTTTGGCaattataatagtatatatatatatatatatatatatggttaatccAATATTGAATGTACTTACTACTTATTTTTCTCCGCGTAAGATGCTGGTTAATTATCCCAagtcacacataaataaataatataataaatattagagggaaacaataatagttataacctataacaataatatttaggtgCATAATGTAGCATCACAATGTGCGCGTCTAAGGAAGATGGTTGCCAAGGACGGTCGGGTTCATTGCTTCCACAtgctcctctttttttttggtagtcagaatccaaaaccttttcaaacttttataatatttcatattcagtatctttattttattttttttcagccatattcagtatcttttgttgttaagatttcaatttgaatgtattatgactagaactaaatatacaaaCTCTCTTACCCTGTATGAAGTTGTAGATAAGTTTTTGTCGTCAATATTGTTTATTGTACAATCATCTCAACCGTCAATTTTTCTGTTGATCACCAGTTTTCCATCTCCCAATAAACTGAATATGCCCAACggtagaaaatataatagaacaaactgtgatattttatttttatttttaccttgatatttcataatcagatattttcttaaaaaataaaaatatagaaatccattttgttttctataatacaattagttttctaatcaaaaagcatggagtagacaaatatatacttgtgacaaaaaaataaacaaacatatacgaGCCAATATGCTCTCATTTTCTAAAAAACCAACTTGAACCACATTTTTNNNNNNNNNNNNNNNNNNNNNNNNNNNNNNNNNNNNNNNNNNNNNNNNNNNNNNNNNNNNNNNNNNNNNNNNNNNNNNNNNNNNNNNNNNNNNNNNNNNNNNNNNNNNNNNNNNNNNNNNNNNNNNNNNNNNNNNNNNNNNNNNNNNNNNNNNNNNNNNNNNNNNNNNNNNNNNNNNNNNNNNNNNNNNNNNNNNNNNNNNNNNNNNNNNNNNNNNNNNNNNNNNNNNNNNNNNNNNNNNNNNNNNNNNNNNNNNNNNNNNNNNNNNNNNNNNNNNNNNNNNNNNNNNNNNNNNNNNNNNNNNNNNNNNNNNNNNNNNNNNNNNNNNNNNNNNNNNNNNNNNNNNNNNNNNNNNNNNNNNNNNNNNNNNNNNNNNNNNNNNNNNNNNNNNNNNNNNNNNNNNNNNNNNNNNNNNNNNNNNNNNNNNNNNNNNNNNNNNNNNNNNNNNNNNNNNNNNNNNNNNNNNNNNNNNNNNNNNNNNNNNNNNNNNNNNNNNNNNNNNNNNNNNNNNNNNNNNNNNNNNNNNNNNNNNNNNNNNNNNNNNNNNNNNNNNNNNNNNNNNNNNNNNNNNNNNNNNNNNNNNNNNNNNNNNNNNNNNNNNNNNNNNNNNNNNNNNNNNNNNNNNNNNNNNNNNNNNNNNNNNNNNNNNNNNNNNNNNNNNNNNNNNNNNNNNNNNNNNNNNNNNNNNNNNNNNNNNNNNNNNNNNNNNNNNNNNNNNNNNNNNNNNNNNNNNNNNNNNNNNNNNNNNNNNNNNNNNNNNNNNNNNNNNNNNNNNNNNNNNNNNNNNNNNNNNNNNNNNNNNNNNNNNNNNNNNNNNNNNNNNNNNNNNNNNNNNNNNNNNNNNNNNNNNNNNNNNNNNNNNNNNNNNNNNNNNNNNNNNNNNNNNNNNNNNNNNNNNNNNNNNNNNNNNNNNNNNNNNNNNNNNNNNNNNNNNNNNNNNNNNNNNNNNNNNNNNNNNNNNNNNNNNNNNNNNNNNNNNNNNNNNNNNNNNNNNNNNNNNNNNNNNNNNNNNNNNNNNNNNNNNNNNNNNNNNNNNNNNNNNNNNNNNNNNNNNNNNNNNNNNNNNNNNNNNNNNNNNNNNNNNNNNNNNNNNNNNNNNNNNNNNNNNNNNNNNNNNNNNNNNNNNNNNNNNNNNNNNNNNNNNNNNNNNNNNNNNNNNNNNNNNNNNNNNNNNNNNNNNNNNNNNNNNNNNNNNNNNNNNNNNNNNNNNNNNNNNNNNNNNNNNNNNNNNNNNNNNNNNNNNNNNNNNNNNNNNNNNNNNNNNNNNNNNNNNNNNNNNNNNNNNNNNNNNNNNNNNNNNNNNNNNNNNNNNNNNNNNNNNNNNNNNNNNNNNNNNNNNNNNNNNNNNNNNNNNNNNNNNNNNNNNNNNNNNNNNNNNNNNNNNNNNNNNNNNNNNNNNNNNNNNNNNNNNNNNNNNNNNNNNNNNNNNNNNNNNNNNNNNNNNNNNNNNNNNNNNNNNNNNNNNNNNNNNNNNNNNNNNNNNNNNNNNNNNNNNNNNNNNNNNNNNNNNNNNNNNNNNNNNNNNNNNNNNNNNNNNNNNNNNNNNNNNNNNNNNNNNNNNNNNNNNNNNNNNNNNNNNNNNNNNNNNNNNNNNNNNNNNNNNNNNNNNNNNNNNNNNNNNNNNNNNNNNNNNNNNNNNNNNNNNNNNNNNNNNNNNNNNNNNNNNNNNNNNNNNNNNNNNNNNNNNNNNNNNNNNNNNNNNNNNNNNNNNNNNNNNNNNNNNNNNNNNNNNNNNNNNNNNNNNNNNNNNNNNNNNNNNNNNNNNNNNNNNNNNNNNNNNNNNNNNNNNNNNNNNNNNNNNNNNNNNNNNNNNNNNNNNNNNNNNNNNNNNNNNNNNNNNNNNNNNNNNNNNNNNNNNNNNNNNNNNNNNNNNNNNNNNNNNNNNNNNNNNNNNNNNNNNNNNNNNNNNNNNNNNNNNNNNNNNNNNNNNNNNNNNNNNNNNNNNNNNNNNNNNNNNNNNNNNNNNNNNNNNNNNNNNNNNNNNNNNNNNNNNN from Camelina sativa cultivar DH55 chromosome 9, Cs, whole genome shotgun sequence encodes:
- the LOC109126597 gene encoding putative defensin-like protein 55, with the protein product MNITKAYVIIFLVVIRTNSFPNSNGLASSVIETSKNDVCFVPCTIRYGTFECFHDCFLKDYRDGNCVHGRCCCTK